The Brassica napus cultivar Da-Ae chromosome C7, Da-Ae, whole genome shotgun sequence genome has a segment encoding these proteins:
- the LOC106371047 gene encoding AP-1 complex subunit gamma-1 encodes MNPFSSSTRLRDMIRSIRACKTAAEERGVVRKECADIRASINENDPHDRHRNLAKLMFIHMLGYPTHFGQMECLKLIASPGFPEKRIGYLGLMLLLDERQEVLMLVTNSLKQDLNHTNQYVVGLALCALGNICSAEMARDLAPEVERLIQFRDPNIRKKAALCSTRIVRKVPDLAENFINAASSLLKEKHHGVLITGVQLCYELCTINDEALEFFRKKCTEGLIKTLRDITNSAYQPEYDVAGITDPFLHIRLLKVLRVLGHGDANASDLMTDILAQVATKTESNKNAGNAILYECVETIMAIEDTSSLRVLAINILGRFLSNRDNNIRYVALNMLMKAIAFDDQAVQRHRVTILECVKDPDASIRKRALELVSLLVNENNVKQLTKELIDYLEISDEDFKEDLSAKICSIVEKFSPEKIWYIDQMLKVLSEAGKFVKDDVWHALIVVISNASELHGYTVRALYKAVLTYSEQETLVRVAIWCIGEYGDLLVNNVGMLGIEDPITVTECDAVDVVEDAITRHNSDMTTKAMALVALLKLSSRFPSISERIKDVILKQKGSLLLEMQQRAIEFNSIVERHKNIRSSLVERMPVLDEATFNVRRAGSLPASVSTMAKPSVSIPNGVSAAPLVDLLDLGSDDILAAPSSSSGADFLQDLLSVDLGSSSAQSGATPAPKAGTDLLLDILSIGTPSPAQNSTSAIDLLSTADMNNNSSTALDALSSSAPPHIATTASAGGMFDLLDGLSPSPSKEATNGPAYPPIVAYESSSLKIEFTFSKPSGNPQTTNVEATFINLSPDTFTDFVFQAAVPKFLQLHLDPASSNTLPASGGKVTQNLRVTNSQHGKKSLVMRMRIGYKVNGKDVLEEGQINNFPRGL; translated from the exons ATGAATCCCTTCTCTTCCAGTACTCGTCTAAG GGACATGATCAGATCCATAAGAGCTTGCAAAACAGCTGCTGAGGAGCGTGGCGTTGTGAGAAAAGAGTGTGCTGATATCAGAGCATCTATCAACGAGAATGACCCTCATGATAGGCACAGGAACCTCGCTaagctcatgttcatacacatGCTGGGCTACCCTACGCACTTTGGGCAGATGGAGTGCTTGAAGCTTATTGCGTCTCCGGGGTTTCCAGAGAAGAGGATTGGTTATCTCGGGTTAATGTTGCTTCTTGATGAGAGACAAGAAGTCTTGATGCTCGTCACTAACTCATTAAAACA AGATCTTAACCACACGAACCAGTATGTTGTAGGATTGGCGCTCTGTGCTTTAGGGAATATTTGTTCTGCGGAAATGGCTCGTGATCTTGCGCCGGAAGTAGAAAGGTTGATCCAGTTTCGTGACCCTAATATCCGGAAAAAG GCGGCACTTTGCTCCACTAGAATAGTAAGGAAAGTTCCAGATCTTGCGGAGAACTTTATAAATGCGGCTTCGTCCTTGCTTAAAGAAAAGCATCATGGTGTTCTTATAACAGGAGTTCAACTTTGTTATGAACTATGCACGATCAATGATGAGGCCCTAGAATTCTTCAGGAAG AAATGCACGGAGGGGCTAATAAAAACTCTGAGGGATATTACAAATAGCGCATATCAGCCTGAGTATGATGTTGCAGGGATCACAGACCCTTTTTTACACATACGGTTACTTAAGGTCCTGCGTGTTTTAGGCCACGGTGACGCCAATGCTAGTGATTTGATGACTGATATACTTGCCCAG GTGGCAACAAAAACTGAATCAAACAAGAACGCAGGAAATGCCATACTCTATGAGTGTGTTGAAACAATCATGGCCATTGAAGACACCAGTAGCTTGCGTGTGCTTGCTATCAATATCTTGGGAAGATTCCTATCTAACCGTGACAATAATATCAG ATATGTTGCATTAAACATGCTGATGAAAGCAATCGCTTTTGATGATCAAGCAGTGCAAAGGCACAGAGTTACAATCTTGGAATGTGTTAAG GACCCAGATGCTTCTATCCGGAAAAGAGCTCTTGAGCTCGTCTCTCTTTTGGTGAATGAGAATAATGTCAAACAACTGACAAAGGAGCTAATTGATTATTTGGAAATCAGCGATGAAGATTTTAAGGAGGATCTTAGTGCAAAAATTTGTTCTATCGTTGAGAA GTTTTCTCCAGAGAAAATCTGGTACATTGATCAGATGCTCAAGGTTCTGTCGGAG GCtggaaagtttgtgaaagatgaTGTGTGGCATGCTCTGATTGTTGTCATAAGCAATGCATCAGAGCTTCATGGGTATACAGTCAGAGCATTATACAAAGCAGTCTTGACATATTCGGAACAG GAGACCCTTGTCCGAGTGGCCATATGGTGCATTGGGGAATATGGTGATTTGTTGGTCAACAATGTGGGGATGCTTGGTATTGAAGATCCAATAACG GTAACGGAATGTGATGCAGTGGACGTTGTTGAGGATGCCATTACTCGCCATAACTCAGATATGACTACAAAAGCGATGGCATTGGTTGCTCTACTGAAGCTGTCATCTCGATTTCCTTCTATCTCAGA GAGAATTAAAGATGTAATTTTGAAGCAGAAAGGGAGCCTTCTCCTTGAAATGCAGCAGAGAGCTATTGAGTTCAATTCTATCGTTGAGAGGCATAAAAATATCAG GTCTTCCCTGGTTGAGAGAATGCCAGTGCTAGATGAGGCTACCTTCAATGTGCGGAGGGCTGGCTCTTTGCCTGCGTCAGTTTCAACAATGGCCAAGCCTTCAGTTAGTATTCCAAATGGTGTTTCTGCAGCTCCACTAGTGGACTTGCTGGACCTGGGTTCTGACGATATCTTGGCTGCGCCTAGTAGTTCATCTGGTGCAGATTTCCTTCAGGATCTTCTCAGTGTTGACTTAGGATCATCATCAGCACAATCTG GTGCAACCCCAGCTCCTAAAGCCGGCACAGATCTGTTGCTGGATATTCTTTCAATTGGGACCCCTTCTCCGGCACAAAACAGCACATCAGCAATTGATTTGTTATCAACAGCCGACATGAACAATAATTCTTCTACTGCGCTGGACGCACTTTCTTCATCAGCTCCACCTCACATAGCAACTACCGCGTCTGCTGGTGGTATGTTTGATTTGTTAGATGGCCTTTCTCCAAGTCCATCAAAGGAAG CAACCAATGGTCCAGCATATCCACCTATTGTTGCATACGAGAGCAGCTCCTTGAAGATTGAATTCACTTTCTCAAAGCCATCAGGGAACCCACAAACAACAAATGTCGAGGCCACTTTTATAAACTTATCTCCTGATACTTTCACTGATTTTGTCTTCCAGGCAGCTGTTCCAAAG TTCCTCCAGCTGCACTTGGATCCAGCTAGCAGTAACACACTCCCGGCAAGCGGTGGTAAGGTAACGCAGAATCTGAGAGTCACTAACAGCCAGCACGGGAAG AAATCTCTTGTGATGCGCATGAGGATTGGGTACAAAGTGAACGGAAAAGATGTATTGGAGGAAGGACAAATCAACAACTTCCCTCGTGGGTTGTGA